In Candidatus Sodalis pierantonius str. SOPE, one DNA window encodes the following:
- a CDS encoding DNA adenine methylase produces MNTPIIPWVGGKRRLAKHILPCFPAHKFYVEPFCGGAALFFSKDPSTVEVLNDINGDLINLYRVVKYHLEEFVHQFKWALSSRQLFDWLKEIPPQTLTDIQRAARFYCLQQLTFGGKVSGQNFGTSAVRSQSLNLLRIEEQLSQAHLRLSHATIEHLGWQACIEKYDRPHSLFYLDSPYWKTQGYGGAFGLEQYSIIDSLAHSIAGRMVISVNDIPEMRLIFKNLHIDVVDLK; encoded by the coding sequence ATGAATACACCAATCATACCATGGGTGGGAGGAAAGCGGAGGCTGGCTAAACATATTTTACCGTGCTTTCCTGCGCACAAATTCTACGTTGAACCATTCTGTGGAGGAGCTGCGCTGTTTTTCAGCAAGGATCCATCCACAGTCGAAGTGTTGAACGATATCAACGGAGATTTGATAAACCTCTATCGGGTAGTCAAGTACCATTTGGAGGAATTCGTCCACCAGTTCAAGTGGGCCTTGAGCAGCAGGCAGCTGTTTGATTGGCTGAAAGAAATACCTCCGCAAACGCTGACCGATATACAGCGAGCCGCCCGCTTTTACTGTCTTCAGCAGCTCACATTTGGTGGCAAAGTGAGCGGGCAGAACTTTGGTACTTCGGCTGTGCGATCACAGTCATTGAACCTCTTAAGAATCGAAGAACAGCTATCACAGGCTCACCTGCGTTTATCCCATGCAACCATAGAGCATCTTGGGTGGCAGGCTTGTATTGAAAAATATGATAGGCCACACTCATTGTTCTATCTTGATTCACCTTACTGGAAGACTCAAGGCTATGGCGGAGCGTTTGGCCTGGAGCAATACAGCATCATTGATAGCCTTGCTCATTCAATAGCAGGAAGAATGGTGATTTCAGTTAATGATATCCCAGAAATGAGGCTCATCTTCAAAAACCTTCATATCGACGTTGTTGACCTAAAATAG
- a CDS encoding DUF4224 domain-containing protein: MKNENDIITDDELEKITSFQVANKQVEKLTEAGVWFVKNRDGKPRTTWYHFNHPLKFRATNSVSEPDWGAMGNGKAT; this comes from the coding sequence ATGAAAAATGAAAACGACATTATTACGGACGATGAACTTGAAAAAATCACAAGCTTTCAGGTTGCCAATAAACAAGTGGAAAAATTAACCGAGGCTGGCGTGTGGTTTGTAAAAAATCGCGATGGTAAGCCTCGCACCACATGGTACCACTTTAATCATCCGCTCAAGTTCAGGGCAACAAATTCAGTATCTGAGCCAGACTGGGGAGCAATGGGAAATGGGAAGGCCACGTAA
- a CDS encoding IS5-like element ISSoEn1 family transposase, with translation MAKQKFKIINWPAYNNALRQRGDMTVWLDESAIAAWTESTPPEHRGRPLHYTDMAITTVLMIKRVFNLSLRALQGFVDAIFKLMGLSLRCPDYSLVSRRAKTVDISIKTPTRGEISHLVIDGTGLKIFGEGEWKVRQHGAERRRVWRKLHLAVDSATHEIICADLSLSGTTDAQALPGLINQTHRKIREASADSAYDTRYCHDALLRKKIKPLIPPRSGAQYWPARYHERNHAVANQHLSGNNDTWKKKVGYHRRSLAETAMFRFKTLLGGHLSLHDYDAQVGEAMAMVKALNRITLLGMPNSVRIM, from the coding sequence ATGGCAAAGCAAAAGTTTAAAATCATCAACTGGCCCGCATACAACAATGCGCTCAGGCAGCGGGGGGACATGACAGTATGGCTTGATGAGTCAGCCATTGCTGCATGGACAGAGAGTACACCACCTGAACATCGTGGCCGGCCGCTTCACTACACCGATATGGCCATTACCACGGTTCTGATGATAAAGCGCGTGTTTAACCTTTCGCTCCGGGCGTTACAGGGTTTCGTTGACGCGATTTTTAAACTGATGGGGCTGTCGCTGCGCTGCCCAGATTACTCTCTGGTCAGCCGGCGAGCAAAAACCGTCGACATCAGCATAAAAACGCCAACCCGCGGCGAAATCTCACACCTGGTCATCGATGGCACCGGCCTGAAAATCTTCGGCGAAGGCGAATGGAAAGTCAGGCAGCATGGGGCTGAGAGGCGTAGAGTATGGCGCAAGCTTCATCTGGCAGTAGATAGCGCGACACATGAAATTATCTGTGCCGATTTATCGCTAAGCGGTACGACAGATGCGCAGGCACTGCCCGGGCTGATTAACCAAACCCACCGGAAAATCAGGGAAGCGTCGGCTGACAGTGCTTACGATACGCGTTACTGTCATGATGCTCTGCTAAGGAAAAAAATAAAGCCGCTTATCCCACCGCGAAGTGGTGCGCAATATTGGCCAGCTCGATACCATGAGCGTAACCATGCGGTGGCAAATCAGCATCTGAGCGGCAATAACGATACCTGGAAAAAGAAAGTAGGTTATCACCGGCGTTCACTGGCTGAAACGGCCATGTTCCGGTTTAAAACACTTCTGGGTGGTCATCTGAGTCTGCATGACTATGACGCGCAGGTAGGTGAGGCTATGGCAATGGTCAAAGCGCTTAACCGGATCACGCTGTTAGGAATGCCAAACAGCGTCCGCATCATGTAG
- a CDS encoding DUF202 domain-containing protein: protein MRDPGLQPERTSLAWARTNFLLFVVALLFIREAALLNKSEICDDYLPIRAIAT, encoded by the coding sequence ATGCGGGACCCTGGTTTACAACCCGAGAGAACCTCACTGGCGTGGGCCAGGACAAACTTTCTTCTTTTTGTGGTTGCCCTGCTTTTCATACGGGAAGCCGCTTTGTTGAATAAATCCGAAATTTGTGACGACTACCTCCCTATCAGGGCGATTGCTACATGA
- a CDS encoding YidH family protein: MDRIGIADRATGISDRVKSESVIGCDRNQQHIKIRQIHKFLNRLLANERTFLAWIRTALALLAGTVGLEQFTAHFDSSRTSHILSFSLAIGAGLLGGLAWYRWKENEKAMRTDRDMPYSKLLIALSLYLLFIVLVFIYLTFID, encoded by the coding sequence TTGGACAGAATCGGAATCGCTGATCGGGCGACCGGAATTAGTGATCGGGTGAAATCGGAATCAGTGATCGGATGTGACCGGAACCAGCAACATATCAAAATCAGGCAAATACACAAATTTCTAAACAGGCTCCTGGCGAATGAAAGAACCTTTCTCGCCTGGATCCGCACTGCCCTGGCGCTTCTTGCCGGCACGGTGGGACTGGAACAGTTTACCGCTCATTTCGATTCGTCCCGCACCAGCCATATTCTCTCATTTTCCCTTGCCATCGGTGCCGGTTTACTGGGTGGCCTGGCCTGGTATCGCTGGAAAGAAAATGAAAAAGCGATGCGCACGGACCGCGATATGCCCTATTCAAAGCTTCTTATTGCGCTCTCGTTATACCTGCTGTTTATTGTCTTGGTATTTATCTATTTGACCTTTATTGACTGA
- the istB gene encoding IS21-like element ISSoEn3 family helper ATPase IstB yields the protein MDTLLMALRELKLSAMVQALETQRELPGSYGELGFEERLSLMVEAENLHRKNNHICRLRRQSQMRLQAKPEDIRYIPSRGVTPEQMRDLLGGQYLKYQKSILITGPTGTGKTWLSCALGEQACRQQYSVRYWRVGRLLAHLHQCQVDGTYLKQLKQLEKIELLILDDVGLESISPMQATMLLEVMEDRYDKSSSILISQLPVKKWYGLIENPTTADALLDRLVHPSYRLELKGESLRKEQGVASTGKID from the coding sequence ATGGATACACTGTTAATGGCTCTGCGAGAGCTGAAGTTGTCGGCAATGGTCCAGGCGTTGGAGACGCAACGCGAACTCCCGGGGAGTTATGGGGAGCTGGGGTTCGAGGAGCGGTTGTCGCTGATGGTAGAAGCGGAAAATTTGCATAGAAAAAACAATCATATATGCCGTCTGCGACGGCAATCGCAAATGCGCTTGCAGGCAAAACCGGAAGATATCCGCTATATCCCTAGCCGAGGAGTGACACCGGAACAGATGCGAGATCTGCTAGGGGGACAATATCTGAAATATCAGAAAAGCATACTCATCACGGGGCCAACAGGTACGGGCAAAACCTGGCTCAGTTGTGCGCTTGGTGAGCAGGCATGCCGGCAGCAATATAGCGTGCGTTACTGGCGAGTGGGTCGGTTGCTGGCCCATCTTCACCAGTGTCAGGTAGACGGGACCTATCTAAAACAGCTTAAGCAGTTAGAAAAAATAGAGTTACTGATCTTGGACGACGTGGGCCTAGAATCAATAAGTCCGATGCAGGCAACGATGCTGTTGGAGGTGATGGAAGATCGCTACGACAAAAGCAGCAGCATCCTGATCAGTCAACTGCCGGTGAAAAAATGGTATGGACTGATAGAAAACCCCACGACAGCTGACGCGTTACTCGATCGGTTAGTACACCCCAGCTATAGACTGGAACTTAAAGGCGAATCACTACGCAAAGAGCAAGGAGTAGCCAGCACAGGAAAAATAGACTAA
- a CDS encoding Rpn family recombination-promoting nuclease/putative transposase, giving the protein MTKSSLSQHDSLFKKFLGDIAVARDFLEIHLPPHLRERCDFGTLAMESGSFIEDDLKGQCSNMLYSMKTTAGHDGYVYCLIEHQSRPEKLMAFRLLRYAVAAMQRHLEQGNDSLPVVIPLLFYHGTTSPYPYSTQWLDCFTDPELAESVYRQAFPLVDITAMPDDEILSHRRVALLELVQKHIRTRDMLELVNELAGLLEQWAYPKEQFRSLLYYLAEAGNTVEGEKFIRALAEKTPRYREDAMTIAEQLREKGRQEGRQEGRQETTTELARKFLANGVDRSFVKLSTGLSDQELDELARQ; this is encoded by the coding sequence ATGACAAAATCCTCACTATCCCAACACGACTCCCTGTTCAAAAAGTTCCTCGGAGACATTGCTGTAGCCAGGGACTTTCTGGAAATCCATCTGCCGCCACATCTGCGGGAGCGCTGCGATTTCGGCACGCTGGCGATGGAATCGGGCAGCTTCATCGAGGACGACCTTAAGGGCCAATGCTCGAATATGCTCTACTCGATGAAGACCACGGCGGGCCATGATGGCTACGTCTACTGTCTTATCGAGCACCAGAGCCGACCGGAAAAGCTGATGGCGTTCAGGCTATTGAGGTATGCGGTAGCGGCGATGCAGCGCCATCTCGAGCAAGGCAATGACTCTTTGCCGGTCGTGATTCCACTCCTGTTCTACCACGGCACCACATCGCCGTATCCCTACAGCACCCAATGGCTGGATTGCTTTACTGACCCTGAACTGGCAGAATCAGTCTACAGGCAAGCATTCCCGCTGGTTGATATCACCGCTATGCCGGATGATGAAATACTGTCTCATCGACGGGTAGCTCTACTAGAATTGGTGCAGAAGCACATTCGTACCCGTGATATGCTGGAATTGGTTAACGAACTGGCCGGATTGCTCGAACAGTGGGCCTACCCCAAAGAGCAGTTTCGCAGCTTGTTGTACTATCTGGCCGAGGCGGGAAACACCGTTGAAGGGGAAAAATTCATTCGCGCGCTGGCAGAAAAAACGCCACGCTATCGGGAGGACGCAATGACGATTGCAGAACAGTTGAGAGAGAAAGGTCGCCAAGAAGGTCGCCAAGAAGGTCGCCAAGAGACGACCACCGAACTTGCACGAAAGTTCCTCGCTAACGGTGTCGATCGCTCATTTGTTAAGCTATCCACTGGCCTCTCCGACCAAGAGTTGGATGAGTTGGCGCGCCAATAG
- the dicD gene encoding division control transcriptional repressor DicD — protein MQREHIRDRALSLLEQRGFARVSLPMLADELALPLAQLSVYWPDREALHYDCLRYHAGQVDEWRNRVRQDDAMDAQQKLLARYQILAEHVEQQRYPGCLFIAACSFYPATAHPIHQLADQQKQASYRYTRALLVELEADDPTMVAQQMELVLEGCLSKLLVKHNAQDVAVARRLAEDILRLALCRKNGALS, from the coding sequence GTGCAACGAGAACATATACGGGACCGGGCGCTGAGCCTGCTTGAGCAACGGGGTTTCGCGCGGGTATCACTGCCGATGCTGGCCGATGAGCTGGCGCTGCCGCTAGCGCAGTTGAGCGTCTACTGGCCGGATCGCGAGGCGCTGCATTATGACTGCTTGCGCTACCATGCCGGCCAAGTGGACGAATGGCGCAACCGCGTACGCCAAGATGATGCGATGGATGCGCAGCAAAAATTGCTGGCGCGCTATCAGATCTTGGCGGAACATGTTGAGCAACAGCGTTATCCTGGCTGCCTGTTTATCGCCGCCTGCAGCTTTTATCCCGCAACGGCGCACCCCATCCATCAACTGGCGGACCAGCAAAAACAGGCGTCCTACCGCTACACCCGGGCGCTACTGGTAGAGCTTGAGGCTGACGATCCGACCATGGTCGCCCAGCAAATGGAGCTGGTGTTAGAGGGCTGCTTGAGCAAACTGCTGGTCAAACACAACGCTCAGGATGTAGCGGTAGCGCGCCGTCTGGCGGAAGATATTTTACGTCTGGCACTGTGCCGGAAAAACGGCGCTTTGAGTTGA
- a CDS encoding protein-disulfide reductase DsbD — MAQRLFTLILLAWLACLPPPAQAALFGNTHGNQFIPVDQAFRFDFRQQGSQLTLSWDVHPGYYLYRQQIRLEPINATLGAFTLPAGSRHHDEFYGDVAIYRDDLRITLPLTQAQNDSQLRVSWQGCAEAGFCYPPETQVIPLSAVVAAPADAKGPGSTALVPTPSPQSDRVPFSPLWALLIGIGIAFTPCVLPIYPLISAVILGNRVRLSATRVLLLAVVYVMGMAITYTLLGVAVAAAGLQFQAALQQPALLIGLAVLFILLALSMFGVFTLQLPPALQTRLTLWSNRQRQGTLPGVFIMGALAGLFCSPCTTAPLSAILLYIAQSGNLWFGGFTLWLYAVGMGIPLVLVALFGHRMLPKSGPWMQQVKQGFGFVILALPVFLLERILGDNWGARLWSLLAVAFFGWGFMLCLQARGRLLAVLLLGLTLIGARPLQDWLWGAPSGTPLTTGAAPAFQPVQTLEQITRALNAAPGKPVVLDVYADWCVACKEFDKYTFSDPAVAEQMHRLTLLQADVTANAPAQKMLLSQLQVMGLPTILFFDSRCNEIPGSRVTGFMNAADFAQHLRKLAP; from the coding sequence ATGGCTCAACGACTCTTTACGCTGATCTTGCTGGCGTGGCTGGCATGCCTGCCGCCGCCCGCCCAGGCCGCCTTGTTCGGCAATACTCACGGCAACCAGTTCATTCCGGTGGATCAGGCGTTCCGCTTCGATTTTCGTCAGCAGGGATCGCAATTGACGCTGAGCTGGGACGTCCATCCCGGCTACTACTTGTACCGTCAGCAGATCCGGCTGGAGCCGATAAACGCCACCCTTGGCGCCTTCACGCTGCCCGCCGGCAGCCGCCATCACGATGAGTTTTACGGCGATGTGGCGATCTACCGCGATGACCTGCGCATCACGCTGCCGCTGACGCAGGCGCAAAACGACAGCCAGCTGCGCGTCAGTTGGCAAGGCTGCGCGGAAGCGGGCTTTTGCTACCCGCCGGAAACCCAGGTCATTCCCTTATCAGCCGTCGTCGCGGCGCCGGCTGACGCGAAAGGCCCCGGCAGCACCGCCCTCGTCCCGACACCTTCGCCCCAAAGCGACAGAGTGCCGTTTTCGCCGCTGTGGGCACTGCTTATTGGCATCGGTATCGCCTTCACGCCCTGCGTGCTGCCGATATATCCGCTGATTTCCGCCGTCATTCTCGGCAATCGAGTGCGGCTTAGCGCCACCCGGGTACTCCTGTTGGCGGTGGTCTACGTTATGGGGATGGCCATTACCTATACCCTGCTGGGCGTGGCGGTGGCGGCCGCCGGCCTGCAATTCCAGGCGGCGCTGCAACAGCCCGCGCTGCTGATTGGACTTGCCGTGCTGTTTATCCTGCTGGCGTTGTCGATGTTCGGCGTGTTTACCCTGCAACTCCCTCCGGCGCTACAGACCCGCCTGACGCTTTGGAGCAACCGTCAGCGTCAAGGCACCTTACCCGGCGTCTTTATCATGGGCGCGCTGGCGGGCCTGTTTTGCTCCCCCTGCACCACCGCGCCCCTGAGCGCCATTTTGCTGTACATCGCCCAAAGCGGTAATCTGTGGTTCGGCGGTTTTACGCTGTGGCTGTATGCGGTAGGCATGGGTATTCCGTTGGTGCTGGTTGCGCTGTTCGGCCATCGAATGCTGCCCAAAAGCGGCCCCTGGATGCAACAGGTCAAACAGGGGTTCGGTTTTGTTATTCTGGCGCTGCCGGTATTCTTGCTGGAGCGCATCTTGGGCGATAACTGGGGGGCGCGGCTATGGAGCCTCCTGGCGGTCGCGTTTTTCGGCTGGGGATTTATGCTGTGCCTGCAGGCCCGCGGCCGCCTGCTGGCGGTGCTGCTGCTTGGCCTGACGCTGATAGGCGCGCGGCCGCTGCAGGATTGGCTATGGGGAGCGCCCTCTGGCACGCCGTTGACCACCGGCGCGGCGCCGGCATTCCAGCCGGTGCAAACGCTTGAGCAAATCACGCGGGCGCTAAATGCCGCCCCCGGCAAGCCGGTGGTGCTGGATGTGTACGCCGATTGGTGCGTGGCCTGTAAAGAGTTCGATAAATACACCTTCAGCGATCCCGCCGTGGCCGAGCAAATGCATCGCCTGACTCTGCTTCAGGCGGATGTTACCGCTAATGCGCCCGCGCAAAAAATGCTGCTCAGCCAGCTGCAGGTGATGGGGCTGCCGACAATTTTGTTTTTCGATAGCCGCTGCAACGAGATCCCCGGCTCGCGGGTAACCGGTTTTATGAACGCGGCGGATTTTGCGCAGCATTTGCGGAAACTGGCGCCGTGA